AACATCTTCGACGCGGTCCCGAGCTCGACGTGGGTCTCGAGGCCGATGACCGGCTCGAACTCCGCGAGCGCCTCGGCGTAGGGCACTGCCGTCATCCGGTGACGACCTCCTCGAGCTTGGCGAGCGTCTTCTCCATGTTGGTCTTGGTCAGCCCGGCCGCGGCACGGACGATCACCGGGAGCCGCTCGGTGGTCGGGTCCCACGTCTCGCGCACGAGGGTGCCGCCCTCGACCGACTCCAGCTCGTAGCGCCAGGTGCGCCCACCGACGAGGCGCGACACGAGCGGGTAGTCCGGGACGGGCTGCCACGCGATGAGGCGGTCCTCCTCGAACTCCGTGACCTTGCTGACCATCTTGTAGGGCGCACCCATCTTCATGCCCATGCCGAAGCGCGCGCCGAGCGAGAGCCGCGCGGGCGCCTTGGTCGGCTGCTGGACGGTGCCGGAGCCGTCGATCTCCTGGTGCCGCTTCGGGTCGACGAGCACCGCGAAGATCTGGGCTGCGGGCGCGGGGATGACGCGCTCTACGGACACGGGCTTCATCGGGACTCCAACAGCTCGGGGGCGGAGGCGAGCAGCGGCCCGCCCCATCGGGAGAGGTACGCCGCTTCGAGCGCCGCACCGACGCGGTAGAGGCGGTCGTCCTGCAGCGTCGGCGCCATGACCTGCAGGCCGACCGGCAGGCCCTCGGACAACCCGCACGGGAAGGACGCAGCGGGCCCGCCGTAGAGGTTGGCGGGGATGCTCGCGACGTCCTGGCGGTACATCGACAGCGGGTCGGACAGCTTGGCGCCCAAGGGGAAGGCGACCGTCGGGCAGGTCGGCGCGACGAGCACGTCGACCGACTCCCACGCGGCCTGGAAGTCGCGGGTGATGAGGGTGCGGACCTTCTGCGCCTGGCCGTAGTAGGCGTCGTAGTAGCCGCTGGACAGCGCGTAGGTGCCGAGGATGATCCGGCGCTTGACCTCGGCGCCGAAGCCCTGGGCGCGGGTCAGCGCCATGACCTCCTCGAGCGAGCGCTCGCCGTCGTCGCCGACGCGCAGGCCGTAGCGCACGGCGTCGAAGCGGGCCAGGTTGCTCGACGCCTCCGAGGGCGCGATCAGGTAGTAGGCCGGCAGGGCGTAGCCGAAGTGCGGGCAGCTGACCTCGGACACCATCGCGCCGAGCTCCTGCAGCAGCGCGACGGCCTCGTCGAAGCGCTCCTGCACGCCGGGCTCGTAGCCGTCTCCCGAGAGCTCCTTGACGACGCCGACCCGCAGGCCCTTCACGTCGGCCTGGCGGGCGGCCTCGACCACCGGCGGGACCGGGCGGTCGATCGAGGTCGAGTCGCGCGGGTCGTGACCGGCGATGACCTCGTGCAGCAGCGCCGCGTCCATCACGGTGCGGGCACACGGGCCGGCCTGGTCGAGGCTCGAGCTGAAGGCGACGAGGCCGTAGCGCGACACCCCGCCGTAGGTCGGCTTGACCCCGACCGTGCCGGTGACCGCGGCCGGCTGGCGGATCGAGCCGCCGGTGTCGGTGCCGATCGCAAGTGGCGCCTGGTAGGCCGCGAGCGCCGCCGCCGAGCCACCGCCCGAGCCGCCGGGGATGCGGGTGAGGTCCCACGGGTTGTGGGTCGGGCCGTAGGCGCTGTGCTCGGTGGAGGAGCCCATCGCGAACTCGTCCATGTTGGTCTTGCCGAGCACCACGACGCCGGCGGCCTTCAGGCGCACGGTGACGGTCGCGTCGTAGGGCGGCCGCCAGCCCTCAAGTATCCGGCTGCCGACGGTCGTGGGGACGCCCTCCGTGCAGATGACGTCCTTCAGGGCAAGGGGTACGCCGGCCAGCGGCCCGGTGAGCTCACCCGCGTCGACGCGGGCGGCCTGCGCCAGAGCGCCCTCGGTGTCGACGTGCAGGAAGGCGTGGACGGCACCGTCGGTCGCGGCGATCCGGTCGAGGTGAGCCTGGGCCACCTCAACCGCACTGGCCTGACCGCTCTCGATGGCGGCCCGCGTCTCGACGGCGGTCAGCCGCGTGAGGTCGGTCATGCCTCGTCGTCCAGGATGCGCGGGACGCGGAAGCGGCCGTCCTCGGCCGCCGGGGCGCCGGCGAGCACCGCGTCGCGCGGCAGCGACGGCATGACGACGTCGGGGCGGGTGACGTTCTCGACCGGGACCGCGTGGGTCGTCGGGGGGACGTCGGCGGCGTCGGTGACCTCGGAGATCTGCGCGACCGCCCCGAGGATGACGTCGAGCTGGGCCGCGAGGCCGTCGAGCTCGGCGTCGTCGAGGGCGAGCCGCGCGAGCCGCGCGAGGTGCGCGACCTCCTCGCGGGTGATCTCGGGCATGCGGCTCCTGCCGGGTCGTCTCGTGCTGCAGCGGACGGGCGTACCGAGCCTAGTGGCGCGGCGCGAACGGGTTCCCGGCGACCTTCACGGGTGGGACACGGCCGCGAAACACAGCGGTCACCGGGCAGGCGCACCATGGAGGCGCACCCCCTGCTCCACCCGCCCGCTCCTGGAGGCCCGTGTGTCCTACCTGCTCCGCGTCGTGCTGCCCGACCGCCCGGGGATGCTGGGTGCGGTCGCGACCGCGTTGGGCGAGGCCGGGGCCGACATCCTCAGCCTCGACGTCGTGGAGCGCGGGCCGGAGGGCGCCGTCGACGACCTGCTCGTCGAGATGCCACCCGGCGGGCTCGCCGACCGGCTCATCTCCTGCGCGCAGTCGGTGCCGGGCGTCGTCGTGGAGTCGTTGCGGCCCTACCGCGGCGCGCAGGACCTGCACCGCGACCTCGAGCTCGTCGACGAGCTGGCCGCGGCCCCGCAGGACGGCCTGCGGCTGCTCGTCGAGAACGCCCCGGGGGTCTTCCGCGCCGGCTGGGCGGTGCTGCTCGAAGACGTTGGCGGCTCCCTCCAGGTGCACGCCGCCTCCTCCGCCGCCCCCGACACGACCGGGCTGACGCTGCCCTGGCTGCCGCTGGCGACCGCCCGCCGGCTCGGCTCGGACGAGGAGTGGGTGCCCGAGTCGTGGGACGTCCTCGGCGTCGAGATGGCCGCGGCGCCCGTCGGGACCCCGACCCGCGTCGTCCTCGTCGGCCGCCCGGGCGGTCCGCGCTTCCGCGCGTCGGAGGTGCTGCGCCTGGCCCACCTTGCCGGCATCGCCGCGACGGTCTCGGCGTCCTACCTCCCGGCCTGACCCGGCCTCCCAAGAGGTCAGGCCTCGAGGACCGTGGCGACCTCGCGGGCCGCGTCGAGTCCTTGCTCGAGCAGGACCGCGAACCCGTCGGCGTCGAGGACAGGGACGCCGAGCTTGACGGCCTTGTCGTACTTCGACTGACCCGGCTCGTCGCCCAACACGACGAAGGTCGTGTTCTTCGACACCGAGCCGGTCACCTTGCCGCCACGCGACTGCACAGCCTCGGTCGCGCCGTCGCGCGAGTGCGAGGCGAGGGTGCCGGTCACGACGACGGTGACGCCCTCGAGCGGCCGCGGGCCCTCGTCGAGGTCGGCGTCGGCGAGCAGCACGCCGGCCGCGCGCCAGCGCTCGACGATGTCGCGGTGCCAGTCGACGGCGAACCACCGGGTGACCGCGTCGGCGATGGTCGGGCCGACGCCGTCGACAGCCGCGAGCTCGGGCTCGGTGGCGGCCTCGATCGCGGCCATCGAGCGGAAGTGACGGGCGAGCTCGCGAGCCGCCGTCGGGCCGACGTGGCGGATCGACAGCCCGACGAGGAAGCGCCACAGCGGGCGGGTCTTGGCGACGTCGAGGTTGGCCAGCAGCTTGGCGCCGTTGGCGGTCAGCGAGCCGTCCTGGTTGCGGAAGAAGGCGGTGCACAGCAGCGCGGACTCGTCGAGGTCGAACAGCCCGCCCTCGTCGGTCAGCACGCCGTCGGTGAGCAGCGCGACGGCCGCCTTCTCCCCCAGCCCCTCGAGGTCGAGCGCGCCCCGCCCCGCGAGGGTGAACAGCCGCTCCTTGAGCTGCGCCGGGCAGGTCTGGTTGTTGGGGCAGCGCAGGTCGACGTCGCTTTCCTTCGCCGGCCGCAGCTCGGTGCCGCAGGACGGGCAGTGGGTCGGCATCACCCAGTGCTCGGGCTCGGGGTCCGGTCGCAGCGCGACGACCGGCGCGAGCACCTCGGGGATGACGTCGCCGGCCCGGCGCACGACGACGGTATCGCCGGGGCGGACGTCCTTGCGGCGTACCTCCTGGGCGTTGTGCAGGGTCGCCATGCCGACCATCACGCCACCGACGTGGACCGGCTCGAGGACCGCGAAGGGCGTCACACGGCCGGTGCGACCGACGTTGACCTCGATGGCCCGCAGCAGGGTCGTGACCTCCTCGGGCGGGTACTTGTGGGCGATCGCCCAGCGCGGTGCCTTCGACGTCGAGCCGAGCCGGCGCTGCAACGCGACCTGGTCGACCTTGACGACGACGCCGTCGATGTCGTGCTCGACGTCGTGGCGGTGCTCACCCCAGTGCGCGATGTAGCCGTGGACGCCGGCGAGGTCGGCGAAGACGTCGTAGCGGCTGCTGATCGGCAGCCCCCACTCGGCCAGCTGCTCGTAGGCCGCCGACTGCGACTCCGGCTCCCAGCCCTCACGGGCGCCGATGCCGTGCAGCGTCAGGGCGAGCGGGCGGGTCGCGGTGACCCGCGGGTCCTTCTGCCTCAGTGACCCGGCCGCGCCGTTGCGCGGGTTGGCGAAGGGCGCCTTGCCGTCGGCGACTAGGCGCGCGTTGAGCTCGGCGAACTCGGCCGTCGGCAGGAACACCTCACCGCGCACCTCGAGCAGCGGCGGGACCCCCGTGCCGGTCAGCCGGTCGGGGACCGAGGCGAGGGTGCGGGCGTTGGGGGTGATGTCCTCGCCGGTGCGGCCGTCGCCGCGGGTCGCGGCGCGCACCAGCCGGCCGTCGCGGTAGACCAGCGCGACCGCCAAGCCGTCGATCTTGAGCTCGCAGAGGTACGACGCGGCGTCGCCGACCTCCTTGGCCGCGCG
This Mycobacteriales bacterium DNA region includes the following protein-coding sequences:
- a CDS encoding SRPBCC family protein, which gives rise to MKPVSVERVIPAPAAQIFAVLVDPKRHQEIDGSGTVQQPTKAPARLSLGARFGMGMKMGAPYKMVSKVTEFEEDRLIAWQPVPDYPLVSRLVGGRTWRYELESVEGGTLVRETWDPTTERLPVIVRAAAGLTKTNMEKTLAKLEEVVTG
- the gatA gene encoding Asp-tRNA(Asn)/Glu-tRNA(Gln) amidotransferase subunit GatA, coding for MTDLTRLTAVETRAAIESGQASAVEVAQAHLDRIAATDGAVHAFLHVDTEGALAQAARVDAGELTGPLAGVPLALKDVICTEGVPTTVGSRILEGWRPPYDATVTVRLKAAGVVVLGKTNMDEFAMGSSTEHSAYGPTHNPWDLTRIPGGSGGGSAAALAAYQAPLAIGTDTGGSIRQPAAVTGTVGVKPTYGGVSRYGLVAFSSSLDQAGPCARTVMDAALLHEVIAGHDPRDSTSIDRPVPPVVEAARQADVKGLRVGVVKELSGDGYEPGVQERFDEAVALLQELGAMVSEVSCPHFGYALPAYYLIAPSEASSNLARFDAVRYGLRVGDDGERSLEEVMALTRAQGFGAEVKRRIILGTYALSSGYYDAYYGQAQKVRTLITRDFQAAWESVDVLVAPTCPTVAFPLGAKLSDPLSMYRQDVASIPANLYGGPAASFPCGLSEGLPVGLQVMAPTLQDDRLYRVGAALEAAYLSRWGGPLLASAPELLESR
- the gatC gene encoding Asp-tRNA(Asn)/Glu-tRNA(Gln) amidotransferase subunit GatC, coding for MPEITREEVAHLARLARLALDDAELDGLAAQLDVILGAVAQISEVTDAADVPPTTHAVPVENVTRPDVVMPSLPRDAVLAGAPAAEDGRFRVPRILDDEA
- a CDS encoding ACT domain-containing protein; protein product: MSYLLRVVLPDRPGMLGAVATALGEAGADILSLDVVERGPEGAVDDLLVEMPPGGLADRLISCAQSVPGVVVESLRPYRGAQDLHRDLELVDELAAAPQDGLRLLVENAPGVFRAGWAVLLEDVGGSLQVHAASSAAPDTTGLTLPWLPLATARRLGSDEEWVPESWDVLGVEMAAAPVGTPTRVVLVGRPGGPRFRASEVLRLAHLAGIAATVSASYLPA
- the ligA gene encoding NAD-dependent DNA ligase LigA; translated protein: MSELVDGVPADVRERAAQIAQTLEEHAFRYYVLSQPTVSDVEYDALVRELTAIEEAHPSLRTPDSPTQRVMESFSTDFAPVEHLERLMSLDNVFTADELDAWAGRAAKEVGDAASYLCELKIDGLAVALVYRDGRLVRAATRGDGRTGEDITPNARTLASVPDRLTGTGVPPLLEVRGEVFLPTAEFAELNARLVADGKAPFANPRNGAAGSLRQKDPRVTATRPLALTLHGIGAREGWEPESQSAAYEQLAEWGLPISSRYDVFADLAGVHGYIAHWGEHRHDVEHDIDGVVVKVDQVALQRRLGSTSKAPRWAIAHKYPPEEVTTLLRAIEVNVGRTGRVTPFAVLEPVHVGGVMVGMATLHNAQEVRRKDVRPGDTVVVRRAGDVIPEVLAPVVALRPDPEPEHWVMPTHCPSCGTELRPAKESDVDLRCPNNQTCPAQLKERLFTLAGRGALDLEGLGEKAAVALLTDGVLTDEGGLFDLDESALLCTAFFRNQDGSLTANGAKLLANLDVAKTRPLWRFLVGLSIRHVGPTAARELARHFRSMAAIEAATEPELAAVDGVGPTIADAVTRWFAVDWHRDIVERWRAAGVLLADADLDEGPRPLEGVTVVVTGTLASHSRDGATEAVQSRGGKVTGSVSKNTTFVVLGDEPGQSKYDKAVKLGVPVLDADGFAVLLEQGLDAAREVATVLEA